The DNA sequence GCTGTAGAAGCCCCCATAGCCTCCTGTGAAGAAAGGAGGAGGCAACAGTTTAGGAGCAAGGAAGCAACACCTTGACATTTTTTCTGAAGCCATTATTGTCTACCTCCCAACCACAAAAGTGctcaacatatacacacacaaaataaaattggatgtcattttttaaatgtacaacGATCTacacttattcatttattttaagtattaGTGTCAATATTATTTTACAATTCAACACTTCCATCAAGTGTTGCAGCAGATGTACAACTGGTAAATGCACCTGTCTGGCTAATGATTTcaactagggcttatttttgacaTAGGGCTTTTATTACAAGCACCCTTAAAAATcatgctagggcttattttccggttaggtctttttttttaaaagggggaaaaggcatgcatacacacacttacCACCTCCAAAACCTCTGCTGCCACCGTGGCTgacgccaccaccaccacctccgcTGCTCCGTCCGCTGCTTGTACGGCTGCTGCCAAAACTACTGCTGCCACTACTGCTACTTGTTCGATAATCTCTGGCACCAAATCCGCTAAAACGACTAAAGATGAAAAACAATAGTAAGCAACACCTAAGGGGTATATGTCTTTTAAACAGACTACTTTGTGGGTTTTTCTTTGTGAATGCCCTCATTTTTGTTGCAACAACCAAATGAACACCTAAGTATTTGTAATTTCATCACATAACAGTTGCCACCGTGCCATACTCACACCCCCATTTTTTGGGTGGCTAATGCAACACTTTTTGTCTTTTCAGTATTCATCTTATAAATAATCCAGTTAGATTTTATCTAGCATATTTATTCTCATTACTGTTGTTAATATTGTTTCTGGAAGAGTGCAGAGAATCGTAGTAAGAGATTAATTCAAATTACCCTTTAGAGCGCCCACGACTGCTTCCACCCTTGTGATGCTGCTCATAGGCCATGTTTTCCAGCCAAGATGGCActtcctgcttagcttccacaaGCAAATCTAAcaagtcctttgtgatatttatATTCCTCTCATTGAAGAATGATGTAGCAAGACCTGCAagtggaaaggagagaaagacagTGTCAAGTAAATGGCAATCTTCATTCAGGTGAGGACACATCTATGTTTACAAAATAGTAAAGAAAAACAAGGTAGACGCGTACTCCCGAACATTTATGAACTGCTCCCCAAAATCTCACACTACTTATTAGCAGAAGCCCAATAATAAACACTTCATGCCACTAAAAACATGCAGTTTAACTATAAAGAGTTCAATACATTATACATTTAGAAGCAGACTTTTAGCCAAGTATACAAAGGGAAACTAAGGCCAGGGGCTTTTCTTACAGTGTGCTTTGGAAAActgaaagaaaatcaactggTGGCACAATCCCTACAGTACATCACAATCTaaaggagtggttctcaacctgtgggtccccaggtgttttggcctacaatttccagaaatcccacccagtttaccagctgttaggatttctgggagctgaagggcaaagcatttggggacccacaggttgagaaccactgacctaaagatTTTAAACTGACTAGAATAGGTTAAGTTTAAAATGAGCTCTGTAAATATTTAGCTCTGGTTCATTGCCTTAGAAGTGACCTACATGCTTTCCTAATGTTTCAATACAAAATGAATATAATCCAATTGGTCTCCACTACAACCTTACAGGCTTTTTTCACACTTTCACAATTATCAGCTACTCCAACATCTACATAAATGGGATCTTACCGAGATTCCCTACGCGGCCTGTACGGCCAATGCGATGCACGTATTCTTCTATGTCACTTGGCAAATCAAAATTTATGACATGTTTCACATTTGAGATATCCAGTCCTCTTGCTGCTACCTAAAGAGGACAAGAATTTCATCCATCAGTTCCCAACATGTCTATGACAAATAAGGAAATCAAATCCATGCATGTCCACAACTATGTATTTGCTTACTGCAGTGGCAACCAAGATGGGGCTTCTGCCTGAGCGGAACTGGTGCAGTGCTTCCTCTCTGTCTCGTTGGGAGCGATCCCCATGGATACTTGTGCAAGCATATCCTTCACGGAATAGGAAATCCTCCAGAGAATCAGCCCCCTTTTTAGTCTCCACAAAAACGAGGGTCAAGGAATCCTTGCCTATGTAAGCAAAGACTCTCATTAGCCAAGAACGGCAGATCTGTTGCTGTAGCACCATCAAGTGGTACAAACTAGTATTATGGTTGCAATAACAACGAACGACAACTTTACTAGTCAAGCTAAGCTGCATGCAGATTTAAATGAAATATTCAAATATAGGACAAAACAGGGAGGAAAAGTCTGAAGCTTTTCCTCCACCTAACATAAATTCTCATTACCTGAGCCATTAGAGTTGTGTTGGAATTCTCCCAAACAGTCTTTACCTGTGGCATCAAGGAGGTCAAGCAGAAATGACCGTTTGTCTGAGTCTTCCACCCACACTACTTTCTGTGTGATGTTCTCAGATGTAGAGCCAACTCTGCCAACAGCCAAAAAGATATATTCCTCCAAGAAGTCACGAGCGAGCATCTAGGAAGAAACAGTTTACTCAACATAATAAATGCATCCATGAGGATAACTACTTCCATGAGGATCTATAAACTAGAGACAAGGCTCACATTTATGGAACACTACACCTGTCAAACATGGAAAGATAAGGTCGTCTTCCTATATCCTGACAAGCAGTTAATTCCTTTTGTTAACCATCTTTGTAGTACTACCTGCTGGCTCTCCATAGCAGCTATATATTGCACAACATGCATAAAAGAGAATACCTGGATTTCCTTTGGAAAAGTAGCACTGAACATCATTGTTTGACGGACACCCTTCGGTGGCATAGTGTCCTTTTCAACGATACGACGAATCTGAGGTTCAAAACCCATGTCAAGCATACGATCTGCTTCATCCAGTACGAGGTATCTAAAATAATTAAAGCATCATGGTTTCCAGTCCTTCCAATTAATAAGCAGCAGTATAGCATATCAGAAGTAGTGAATGAGCTTCAGCAAATCAGGAAGAGTTGGGCAACAGAAGTTATAAAAACATTTAATTCAAATACTGTAACTACATTTCTAGATAGGAAGTAAAGGTCTAGCTATCTAACTCACTGGAGACAATCTGTCTCTGTATGTTCATGAGAGCGCAAAATGGTGGACTCAGGGGCTTGCCATGCGCTCAGAAAAAAAGGTGTGCCCCTGAAAAGTATCAGACTAACAAACAGGGGATAGGAGGAGAAAATAGTGACACagacaaaaaagccaatgggaggaCTTTTCCTTGCCACACCAAACACTATAAAAACTACAAGATCGTGAATATTTATGCATAACTACCAAGCCACTTCACTTACTTGCAGAAGTCCAGTCCAATCTTGCCTCTCTCCATCATATCTACCAGACGACCTGGAGTTGCCACAAGTAAGTGACAACCGCGCTCCAAGTCTCGAATCTGTTGACCAATATCAGCCCCACCGTATACAACACAGGGGCGAACTTTGGAACGATATGCAAActaaaaggagaaataaaaagattttaggaGTCTGGAACATCTGAGACACTCTTATCAAGACCTGAGAAGAGCAAGCAACTTTCACCTTTCTGGCTTCTTCATATATTTGGACTGCCAGTTCCCTTGTGGGAGCCAGGACCAGGGAGATTGGGTACTGCTTGCGGCGTCCATACCTTCCATTCTCCTGCAATATTAAACATGATTAGCTGAAAGAGGAATTTGCCAAGCTATTTTTCAAAGCGTCCCAGGCACCTGATGAATGCACCCCGCTCTTCCAGAGACCAGAAAGAGCACCATGTGGTTCCTAGTCATCTACAGTCCTTCACTGCTCAAGGTAACAGGTTGCATATTAGAACTAAGCTGAATCTGCATCCCAACCTCTGTACTAATACCGCAAACTTAAGATGTTGCCTACAACTGAAGCAAAATCACCATCTCTGAATCACTGTTTTGAGCACAACTTACTAATAccctctctaaaaagagactcaaaatggcttacagTAAAACAAGGTAatgtaagctttcatagactaataTGCAAAACTATTGGATTTCTCATTTCTTAAAACAAAGATGGATTTCACTCAACAGAGGCATGTACACTTATCCTCGCACCACTGTTTTCTTGCCACAAGCAAGGACTTCACTTTAATACTAGAATGACTCTGAGATCACAAACAAGTTAACTACATCATGTTGATGTACACTGGAGATATGGCTTATACATTAAATATAAACTTGCCTTCATAGCTCTCAGGGCATCTCCCGGGCCATCTGTATATATCTGACTCAGTATGGGCAGAAGAAATGCAGCTGTTTTGCCAGATCCTAAAAGAAAGATGTACTTCAGTATATAACAATATGTCATATATAAGCCGGAGGCAGGTTTTGGAGACAAATTATGGATTGTGATGTGACCTgtagataagtcaagggtcattccacagagaggggaaaacacCAATGCCTCCTTAGGAGGACAAGCTGCCCATGACTGCTGACAccattttcccatccaagtaaccaaaaaaaggccaaaagcaATACCATAGTGGAAAGAACTATGGGGAGGGGAAGGAGTGCTTCTTTTATTTAGGCTTTCCCAGGACCAACTaagctcctcctcccccccccccccccactttcataACACTTTTTAGAGAAGGGGattattcctatttttaaaagttaagtGTTAGTGTACAGTATTCACACTGACCTGTGGACAAGTCTTTTGAGTtactttttgactaaaatttataGACTTATGTGTAAGTGAACAGTTTCAAATACAAATTATAGACTACTTCATGCCAAATGCACAGACTAAAATCCCTAACCAGCAGAGTCAAACATTTCCCACCCACATTGACATTCTGCTCTGTGAACATTAAAACAGCAGACATAAGCAATTTTGAAGTGTACAAAACAGGTGACCAAATAGACATTTCATATTCATGTCCACATTCAGAAAGGTGTTCAAGGAGAACATGCATATTTACAGTCTTAAAAATTCAAAGTGACAACTTCTCCAATCACTAGTAGTATTGAAAGACATGTTAGTCTGGctatcagtatgcaaagagatcttggagcacctttgagactagcaGAGAGAAAGAAACTGAGGACATAAGCTTTTATAGACTAAGCCTTCACTCCACACATCTGAGGAGGTAGACATCATTGACAACAGCTTATGCTGCCAACTTTGTTCCCCTCAGTGCTAAAAGATCCCTTTGCACCTAGCAACATACATGCTTACCTGTCTGGGCACAAGCCATCAAGTCTCTCTTGTCTTTAATGATAGGGATGGCATATTTCTGCACTGGAGTAGGCCGAGTGTAGCGGGTGAGCTCAATGTTCCCCATGATGATTTCCCCCATGTCAACATCGCTGAACTGCAAGATATATAAAGTTACTAAACATCACCCTTGCAAATCAGCCCTAAGGTTACCAGTCTTGTACATCTCTGTATCTtgatagaccccccccccccccaaacttctaTACTGGTGGTGTAGGTGGTTACATACTCTCCAATAGAAAATGCTTAGGAGTTTTCCTACAGCTATAGAAATCTGGAGCCTACCTAGCtgaaacaatatacaaatatcTAGAACTACCAGAGACCATGTTAAAATCAAGATTTTCTTTCAAATACTGTACTAAAAATATTTAAGTTACCAATTCCTCCATATAAAATTTCTACAAAGCTGCTTACCTACTCTAAAACAAAGATGTGGTTTAATATAAAGAAGCATACACTAATGAAGCAATATAAAGTGCTCAGTTCTTGAACTTCTCAACTATATCTCTGAATAGGATGCAATCAGAGCGCAGCATACCACATATCATTTATTTTCTATTAAGTCTGCTTTACTGCCAGTCATGCTAACAATACAAAACTATGGTTTACATATTCTTGTGTATTAATCAACTTTAGCATGGCATGATGTGCTATGGACATTTTCAACTGCCTCATTTTAGAAGGTAAAAACCATACCCAGATTTATCTGCACCAATGTTAATCTCAATGGGGTGCTGAGACAAGCAAATCCCACATATAACAGTATTTGCTCCTCTGGGcacaaaactgagatttaaaaactgTACTATTAAATTCTCATGAAATTCACCCAAATTGATAATTGCTTTCTCCAAtttattaaccccccccccccactggtcCCTAAATCCCTGGATGTCATATAAACGTTTCAGGGCTGTGTGCAGCCCAATTTCCCCACCTCTAATTTAAAAGCATCACTAGATCACTTACACAAGCTCATGAAGGGAGTTAATATAAAAGCAATATTATTCTTAGCATTTCAATGCAAAGGACAAAACtcagaattaaacataaatacTTACACTTTCAATGTGTGGAGGGCAGTTGTTGCCTGTTGCTTCAACTGGAATGTCgtcatatttttcaaaattaatgCCAGTATTCCCACCAGCAAACAGCTCCCTAAAATAGAAATACTCTGTATACCATCATGCAAAACTGAACACCTAATTTAGTAACTCTAAAGATAAAACTGACTATACGTACTGTTCCACACGCTCACTTGGTGGAAGTGGCTTGGACCAGTCGTCCTCGTCACATTTATCAGACCAACGACTGTTTCCACCACGATCAAATCTACCAAAGCCACTTCTATCACCACGGTTGCCAATGCCATCAAAGTCACTGCTTCTTCCACCACGGTCTTCAAATCTAAATCACATAGGATTACATTCGATTAAACTCCCACAATAATTCTGGAGAGGGGCTGAACATAAAACATTATACATTTACTGTACAACCAAGGAGTCATTTTCAATCAACATGATGCTGTGAAAGTAAAACATATTAATGCTCAACATAAGTCAAATTTTTGCATGTTAGGTATTTACTGCTTTTCTGTAAACATCTTCATATTACTAGACTCTTGTACTCCCCCCTCAAACTATATGTGCGATAAACTCCAGATACTAAAGAAATAACTGAAGTTCTATAGACTTTACAATGCTCTATCATGGAAGCAGCTTTTGTTTATTTCACTTAGAAGGGAGCCAAGTTTTACCTTCCTCTTGAGCCATTGCCACGGTCAGCAAAGAAGCCTGATTTTCCTGAGCCTCGATCACTTCTTGCACCAAAGCTACTGTACGCAGCATCTCTGTCTCTTCCAGCATTCCACCCACCATCAAACCCTAGGAGTAATGCAGTAACTGATTACATGCTTGTCTTTTAATTCaaagttttaatttaatgtaaAGAATCAAAGCCCCAAGAATTATCAGGCATCATCATAAAGGGGTTTCAGTAAATCATAGGCAAGACTTCCCCAAATTTTTGATTGTACACTTATTCAAAGCAATAGAACATCTGATGTTATACTGCCATCAGACCATGGCATCCATTATAAATACCTGATACAAGTCTTGTAGCAGGTGCTCTTCAACGATTCCAGAAAAACAGAGTCTATTTATGTCCAATAATGACCCTATACATTTCCGTGTCTATGGCCATAAGGCAATTTCTAGCAACCTTATACTAAAGGCTAACATGTGACCTTACTTTTCAACCAATTACACTATTGGGATATCCTACTATGGCAAACTTAACAGAATGAACCATTCTATGAGCAGCTTAACCATCTCTGAACCCATACAAGTGGGAATACAGATGGGGAAGTATTCAGTTCTAAGCCACGTGTTTCATGAGAACTAAGGGAGATGTGGCTTACAAAATTGCTGGCTATTTTCCAAGTTGAGAATCCTTTTTCACCCACCAGCACGGCTGCCACCTCTCCTGCACTTATACTAGCAGAGCCTTAAGATATCAACTATTTTTTTCTAAAAGGACTGAAAAGGGGACCATTTATATTACCAAGACACTGAAGCCAATAGGACAAAACAGCAAGTGGTGAAAGAGACCATAAAATGTTTGTGTTCCTTTAtatgtaaaacaatataaaaccggCTGAATATGAAACTGCACTATGATTGGGACGCTTAACTGAATTTAGAATTTGGATAGCATCCTGGCTTCAGAAGTCTGAACAATTAACTCACAGCAGTTGTAGCTGTAAGCTAAGCTTCCAAGGTCCCCAATTGAAGTAACATGAATGGGTACCAATTCTATAACCTTTTAGCTTAGGAAAAAGCAGTTCTGTAACTGCTTTTGACAGAGCAGCTTCCTATGGAAGTCAGGAGATACTTGGTAACCAAACCATCTCTAACTTCCATAGAAATCTGCACCACATTCATACTTCTACTCTAAACTCAACTTTCTAGAACAGTGCTACTTTTTCCCAAAAAAAGCACCAGGACTCTGAAGGAGTGTTGGATGAAAGGTGACAGGTCCCCACGCCCACCTCTGTCATCACGTCCAGATCCTCCTCTGGATCCAAACACATCGCGATCACGATCGTAGCCATTCATCCGGCTGTCACGATCATATCCATTCATATAGCCATTACCTCCACGAGAGTCCCAGCTGGGggaatctttggcagagaataaaAAGTTAAACAATTAAAGGGTAAAAGGTCACTTGTGCTGGCAAATAAGTGTTTGCAAGCTCCATGGCATCAGTGTGACTTTCGCTGCCAGAAATTTAAATCAAGGACACTCCGTGGGAAAAGGAATGGCAGCTTTGGGCCCAATTTCATAATcagaaatgcagaccttgacttTATCAGGATGCTGCATTAATGTTGCCAAAAGCTATAAACATTTAGCTGAGCCAAGGGCTTGGGGAAGAAATAAATGCAACTATTTTAAGTATTAGTTTTGTGCATCAATAAATTGCTATCATGCTGTAAGCAGACCATGTCCTCAAGAAGGGTGGTCAGATAGTGCAAAGCAAGCTTCAAGATCATGTACTAAGCTT is a window from the Anolis carolinensis isolate JA03-04 chromosome 3, rAnoCar3.1.pri, whole genome shotgun sequence genome containing:
- the ddx3x gene encoding ATP-dependent RNA helicase DDX3X isoform X6; the protein is MSHVAVENALGLDQQFAGLDLNSSDSQSGGGTAKGRYIPPHLRNREASKQDSPSWDSRGGNGYMNGYDRDSRMNGYDRDRDVFGSRGGSGRDDRGFDGGWNAGRDRDAAYSSFGARSDRGSGKSGFFADRGNGSRGRFEDRGGRSSDFDGIGNRGDRSGFGRFDRGGNSRWSDKCDEDDWSKPLPPSERVEQELFAGGNTGINFEKYDDIPVEATGNNCPPHIESFSDVDMGEIIMGNIELTRYTRPTPVQKYAIPIIKDKRDLMACAQTGSGKTAAFLLPILSQIYTDGPGDALRAMKENGRYGRRKQYPISLVLAPTRELAVQIYEEARKFAYRSKVRPCVVYGGADIGQQIRDLERGCHLLVATPGRLVDMMERGKIGLDFCKYLVLDEADRMLDMGFEPQIRRIVEKDTMPPKGVRQTMMFSATFPKEIQMLARDFLEEYIFLAVGRVGSTSENITQKVVWVEDSDKRSFLLDLLDATGKDSLTLVFVETKKGADSLEDFLFREGYACTSIHGDRSQRDREEALHQFRSGRSPILVATAVAARGLDISNVKHVINFDLPSDIEEYVHRIGRTGRVGNLGLATSFFNERNINITKDLLDLLVEAKQEVPSWLENMAYEQHHKGGSSRGRSKGRFSGFGARDYRTSSSSGSSSFGSSRTSSGRSSGGGGGGVSHGGSRGFGGGGYGGFYSSDGYGGNYNSQGVDWWGN
- the ddx3x gene encoding ATP-dependent RNA helicase DDX3X isoform X7, which encodes MSHVAVENALGLDQQFAGLDLNSSDSQSGGGTAKGRYIPPHLRNREASKQGFDGGWNAGRDRDAAYSSFGARSDRGSGKSGFFADRGNGSRGRFEDRGGRSSDFDGIGNRGDRSGFGRFDRGGNSRWSDKCDEDDWSKPLPPSERVEQELFAGGNTGINFEKYDDIPVEATGNNCPPHIESFSDVDMGEIIMGNIELTRYTRPTPVQKYAIPIIKDKRDLMACAQTGSGKTAAFLLPILSQIYTDGPGDALRAMKENGRYGRRKQYPISLVLAPTRELAVQIYEEARKFAYRSKVRPCVVYGGADIGQQIRDLERGCHLLVATPGRLVDMMERGKIGLDFCKYLVLDEADRMLDMGFEPQIRRIVEKDTMPPKGVRQTMMFSATFPKEIQMLARDFLEEYIFLAVGRVGSTSENITQKVVWVEDSDKRSFLLDLLDATGKDCLGEFQHNSNGSGKDSLTLVFVETKKGADSLEDFLFREGYACTSIHGDRSQRDREEALHQFRSGRSPILVATAVAARGLDISNVKHVINFDLPSDIEEYVHRIGRTGRVGNLGLATSFFNERNINITKDLLDLLVEAKQEVPSWLENMAYEQHHKGGSSRGRSKGRFSGFGARDYRTSSSSGSSSFGSSRTSSGRSSGGGGGGVSHGGSRGFGGGGYGGFYSSDGYGGNYNSQGVDWWGN
- the ddx3x gene encoding ATP-dependent RNA helicase DDX3X isoform X1, with amino-acid sequence MSHVAVENALGLDQQFAGLDLNSSDSQSGGGTAKGRYIPPHLRNREASKQAGNAYNYTANYYSNSTAAPRSYSPSWDSRGGNGYMNGYDRDSRMNGYDRDRDVFGSRGGSGRDDRGFDGGWNAGRDRDAAYSSFGARSDRGSGKSGFFADRGNGSRGRFEDRGGRSSDFDGIGNRGDRSGFGRFDRGGNSRWSDKCDEDDWSKPLPPSERVEQELFAGGNTGINFEKYDDIPVEATGNNCPPHIESFSDVDMGEIIMGNIELTRYTRPTPVQKYAIPIIKDKRDLMACAQTGSGKTAAFLLPILSQIYTDGPGDALRAMKENGRYGRRKQYPISLVLAPTRELAVQIYEEARKFAYRSKVRPCVVYGGADIGQQIRDLERGCHLLVATPGRLVDMMERGKIGLDFCKYLVLDEADRMLDMGFEPQIRRIVEKDTMPPKGVRQTMMFSATFPKEIQMLARDFLEEYIFLAVGRVGSTSENITQKVVWVEDSDKRSFLLDLLDATGKDCLGEFQHNSNGSGKDSLTLVFVETKKGADSLEDFLFREGYACTSIHGDRSQRDREEALHQFRSGRSPILVATAVAARGLDISNVKHVINFDLPSDIEEYVHRIGRTGRVGNLGLATSFFNERNINITKDLLDLLVEAKQEVPSWLENMAYEQHHKGGSSRGRSKGRFSGFGARDYRTSSSSGSSSFGSSRTSSGRSSGGGGGGVSHGGSRGFGGGGYGGFYSSDGYGGNYNSQGVDWWGN
- the ddx3x gene encoding ATP-dependent RNA helicase DDX3X isoform X9; translation: MSHVAVENALGLDQQFAGLDLNSSDSQSGGGTAKGRYIPPHLRNREASKQGFDGGWNAGRDRDAAYSSFGARSDRGSGKSGFFADRGNGSRGRFEDRGGRSSDFDGIGNRGDRSGFGRFDRGGNSRWSDKCDEDDWSKPLPPSERVEQELFAGGNTGINFEKYDDIPVEATGNNCPPHIESFSDVDMGEIIMGNIELTRYTRPTPVQKYAIPIIKDKRDLMACAQTGSGKTAAFLLPILSQIYTDGPGDALRAMKENGRYGRRKQYPISLVLAPTRELAVQIYEEARKFAYRSKVRPCVVYGGADIGQQIRDLERGCHLLVATPGRLVDMMERGKIGLDFCKYLVLDEADRMLDMGFEPQIRRIVEKDTMPPKGVRQTMMFSATFPKEIQMLARDFLEEYIFLAVGRVGSTSENITQKVVWVEDSDKRSFLLDLLDATGKDSLTLVFVETKKGADSLEDFLFREGYACTSIHGDRSQRDREEALHQFRSGRSPILVATAVAARGLDISNVKHVINFDLPSDIEEYVHRIGRTGRVGNLGLATSFFNERNINITKDLLDLLVEAKQEVPSWLENMAYEQHHKGGSSRGRSKGRFSGFGARDYRTSSSSGSSSFGSSRTSSGRSSGGGGGGVSHGGSRGFGGGGYGGFYSSDGYGGNYNSQGVDWWGN
- the ddx3x gene encoding ATP-dependent RNA helicase DDX3X isoform X2 produces the protein MSHVAVENALGLDQQFAGLDLNSSDSQSGGGTASRYIPPHLRNREASKQAGNAYNYTANYYSNSTAAPRSYSPSWDSRGGNGYMNGYDRDSRMNGYDRDRDVFGSRGGSGRDDRGFDGGWNAGRDRDAAYSSFGARSDRGSGKSGFFADRGNGSRGRFEDRGGRSSDFDGIGNRGDRSGFGRFDRGGNSRWSDKCDEDDWSKPLPPSERVEQELFAGGNTGINFEKYDDIPVEATGNNCPPHIESFSDVDMGEIIMGNIELTRYTRPTPVQKYAIPIIKDKRDLMACAQTGSGKTAAFLLPILSQIYTDGPGDALRAMKENGRYGRRKQYPISLVLAPTRELAVQIYEEARKFAYRSKVRPCVVYGGADIGQQIRDLERGCHLLVATPGRLVDMMERGKIGLDFCKYLVLDEADRMLDMGFEPQIRRIVEKDTMPPKGVRQTMMFSATFPKEIQMLARDFLEEYIFLAVGRVGSTSENITQKVVWVEDSDKRSFLLDLLDATGKDCLGEFQHNSNGSGKDSLTLVFVETKKGADSLEDFLFREGYACTSIHGDRSQRDREEALHQFRSGRSPILVATAVAARGLDISNVKHVINFDLPSDIEEYVHRIGRTGRVGNLGLATSFFNERNINITKDLLDLLVEAKQEVPSWLENMAYEQHHKGGSSRGRSKGRFSGFGARDYRTSSSSGSSSFGSSRTSSGRSSGGGGGGVSHGGSRGFGGGGYGGFYSSDGYGGNYNSQGVDWWGN
- the ddx3x gene encoding ATP-dependent RNA helicase DDX3X isoform X8 yields the protein MSHVAVENALGLDQQFAGLDLNSSDSQSGGGTASRYIPPHLRNREASKQGFDGGWNAGRDRDAAYSSFGARSDRGSGKSGFFADRGNGSRGRFEDRGGRSSDFDGIGNRGDRSGFGRFDRGGNSRWSDKCDEDDWSKPLPPSERVEQELFAGGNTGINFEKYDDIPVEATGNNCPPHIESFSDVDMGEIIMGNIELTRYTRPTPVQKYAIPIIKDKRDLMACAQTGSGKTAAFLLPILSQIYTDGPGDALRAMKENGRYGRRKQYPISLVLAPTRELAVQIYEEARKFAYRSKVRPCVVYGGADIGQQIRDLERGCHLLVATPGRLVDMMERGKIGLDFCKYLVLDEADRMLDMGFEPQIRRIVEKDTMPPKGVRQTMMFSATFPKEIQMLARDFLEEYIFLAVGRVGSTSENITQKVVWVEDSDKRSFLLDLLDATGKDCLGEFQHNSNGSGKDSLTLVFVETKKGADSLEDFLFREGYACTSIHGDRSQRDREEALHQFRSGRSPILVATAVAARGLDISNVKHVINFDLPSDIEEYVHRIGRTGRVGNLGLATSFFNERNINITKDLLDLLVEAKQEVPSWLENMAYEQHHKGGSSRGRSKGRFSGFGARDYRTSSSSGSSSFGSSRTSSGRSSGGGGGGVSHGGSRGFGGGGYGGFYSSDGYGGNYNSQGVDWWGN
- the ddx3x gene encoding ATP-dependent RNA helicase DDX3X isoform X3; its protein translation is MSHVAVENALGLDQQFAGLDLNSSDSQSGGGTAKGRYIPPHLRNREASKQAGNAYNYTANYYSNSTAAPRSYSPSWDSRGGNGYMNGYDRDSRMNGYDRDRDVFGSRGGSGRDDRGFDGGWNAGRDRDAAYSSFGARSDRGSGKSGFFADRGNGSRGRFEDRGGRSSDFDGIGNRGDRSGFGRFDRGGNSRWSDKCDEDDWSKPLPPSERVEQELFAGGNTGINFEKYDDIPVEATGNNCPPHIESFSDVDMGEIIMGNIELTRYTRPTPVQKYAIPIIKDKRDLMACAQTGSGKTAAFLLPILSQIYTDGPGDALRAMKENGRYGRRKQYPISLVLAPTRELAVQIYEEARKFAYRSKVRPCVVYGGADIGQQIRDLERGCHLLVATPGRLVDMMERGKIGLDFCKYLVLDEADRMLDMGFEPQIRRIVEKDTMPPKGVRQTMMFSATFPKEIQMLARDFLEEYIFLAVGRVGSTSENITQKVVWVEDSDKRSFLLDLLDATGKDSLTLVFVETKKGADSLEDFLFREGYACTSIHGDRSQRDREEALHQFRSGRSPILVATAVAARGLDISNVKHVINFDLPSDIEEYVHRIGRTGRVGNLGLATSFFNERNINITKDLLDLLVEAKQEVPSWLENMAYEQHHKGGSSRGRSKGRFSGFGARDYRTSSSSGSSSFGSSRTSSGRSSGGGGGGVSHGGSRGFGGGGYGGFYSSDGYGGNYNSQGVDWWGN
- the ddx3x gene encoding ATP-dependent RNA helicase DDX3X isoform X4 translates to MSHVAVENALGLDQQFAGLDLNSSDSQSGGGTAKGRYIPPHLRNREASKQDSPSWDSRGGNGYMNGYDRDSRMNGYDRDRDVFGSRGGSGRDDRGFDGGWNAGRDRDAAYSSFGARSDRGSGKSGFFADRGNGSRGRFEDRGGRSSDFDGIGNRGDRSGFGRFDRGGNSRWSDKCDEDDWSKPLPPSERVEQELFAGGNTGINFEKYDDIPVEATGNNCPPHIESFSDVDMGEIIMGNIELTRYTRPTPVQKYAIPIIKDKRDLMACAQTGSGKTAAFLLPILSQIYTDGPGDALRAMKENGRYGRRKQYPISLVLAPTRELAVQIYEEARKFAYRSKVRPCVVYGGADIGQQIRDLERGCHLLVATPGRLVDMMERGKIGLDFCKYLVLDEADRMLDMGFEPQIRRIVEKDTMPPKGVRQTMMFSATFPKEIQMLARDFLEEYIFLAVGRVGSTSENITQKVVWVEDSDKRSFLLDLLDATGKDCLGEFQHNSNGSGKDSLTLVFVETKKGADSLEDFLFREGYACTSIHGDRSQRDREEALHQFRSGRSPILVATAVAARGLDISNVKHVINFDLPSDIEEYVHRIGRTGRVGNLGLATSFFNERNINITKDLLDLLVEAKQEVPSWLENMAYEQHHKGGSSRGRSKGRFSGFGARDYRTSSSSGSSSFGSSRTSSGRSSGGGGGGVSHGGSRGFGGGGYGGFYSSDGYGGNYNSQGVDWWGN